A region of the Candoia aspera isolate rCanAsp1 chromosome 18, rCanAsp1.hap2, whole genome shotgun sequence genome:
ATATACATACCCACGTGCACACAGAGACATTTAGGATAGGTACCACTTGTGAAAAAAGGCATCTAAAGGAAGCTTCAACACCGCTAGCAATTCTACTCTGGATGTCCCACTGGTCTAGGAGGCTGCTGCATGGAAATGTCCATTAGAAGTGGGCTCCTTTCAGAGCGGTCTGGAATCTCTCCCCAAGGACGCAACGACCGTCACTGACCCCTCGTTGAAGCAGGCACGGAGTGCGGTGTCCCTCGTGAAGCCAGCTCTGCCAGTTCCCCCAGGCTTAAAAAAAACAGAGGACGCCACCCACCCAAATCGTGTATCTTGATTCTTCTCAGCGGCCGTTTTGTCATCGGTCTCCGTTCAAACCCTTATGGTTACCCCCAGCCTTGCATGCATATACTGTAGTTCAGGATTAAAGGTCCAAGTGCATTCGCATTTTTCTCTGTGCCTCTTTCTCATACTGTTTCCTCAGTTGACAGCATCAATGGGTTAATATATTCAAATCCTTCAAACTCCGACTGGTCTATTCTTTTTATTACATCTCtggaaacagaaggaaagagagagagagaattaactCTTGTCTGCGACCGTTTTACCGGAGGCCTACAAACTGAATACTCAGCTCTGAGTGGACAGGCATGATCAAAACCGATGGGGCCTGTGCAGAAAAACTTGTTTTCCTTAAAATGAAGGGTCTTTGCGTGTCTGTGTGCTTTCAGTTTGTAGGCAAGCAGTGaaactggaggggaaaaaaacccaggaaaTAGAGAGGTGTGTTAGGAAAACCGACCATTCCCAAAACAAGGAATAGAAACTTCCCTGTTTCAATCTTTACAGTTAGGATAGGACAGCCTCCATCTGACAAAGTGGACTGACATCGGGAACAATTTCTTATAgccttaacaaaaaaaaaaaacactgcacaGTAGTTTCCTCTCAATTTCTGAAGAATTATATAGGCAGGCTGAAGATAGGGCAGAATAATTTAGAATTGTCCTAGAAGACAAGGCAAGAAACCAGAGGCTTCAATTGCAAGGAAGCAATGCAAATTTCCTGcagtttttcaggaaaaaaagtcctAACTGGCCTTGGGAGGGGCTGGCCATTCCTTCACTGGAGGGGTTTAAACTGGACAGCAATCGAGTAGGGATGCTGCAGTAGGGAGTCCTGCACTGggaaagggttggactagatgacctccagggTTCCTTCCAATCTATGACCCAGTGCTATCTTTTTGAACAACGCGTTTAACAATGACACGTACTCATCATCGGGAGTTAGCTGCACAGGTTCACTGGTGAACTGGGTATCAAAGTTATCCAAACCATAATCGTCTGTGATCTGAGGCTGAAATGGCGGGGTTGCCTGCTTCTTTTCCAGCTGAGTTGAGAGCAGGGcgaaaaggagagaaagggacAGAAGAGAGGAGATGATGTATTATTAAAAGATATTAAAGTACCCTCCAGCTAGTTAACATCATATAGCCAACAAAACAGGCATTCCTAGGTGTcatggctgttaggacactaggtCAGGGTTGTGAGTTTTCTAACACTGCAGTGCAGCGTATTTTGTCCACGTCTTCTGAGGACCCTTTCTGCTTCTGATCATTATGGAGGGTGGCCATAAACAGGACCTAGAAATTGAGTCTAGAAATGAAGAATTCATCTGGCCAAAAGAGAATTTTGATACCGCccgccccccccacaaaaaaaccttgGGATTCACATTACCTTATTCCTTCCTACAACACATGTTGAGTCAGTACAAATTTGTGCTTCAGATGTTTCATTCTAAAAGAGAAAATGTTCCCTCTCTAGATACTATAATTCATAGGCTTCCCCAGGTTATTTTGCAGGCTTGCTTTTCTCGACCAAAGGCTTCACATCTTTAGTGCTGCATCTATGAAGTGAACTCTAACCTCAACAAGCGTATAACTGAATCAAGGCATTAATTTTTAAGGAGCTAAAAATCTTCCTATCGTTTTTGCTTCAACACACTGACATAGATAttccttctggaacatcatcttTTGCAAAGGgttttccatcatcatcatctccatcatcatcaccatctattCCCTAATGGTTTGTCCAGTATTATCTAATAGCTGCAATTATGAGaggtcataaaaataaaatagataaatctgAAAAATGGTTGAGGCATTTTCTGAAGCACATAAAACTTGCAGGAAATAATGCTAGCTGTTAAATGAAAAGAATGTACTTCAGGTGCCAAGCAAAAATCTCTTGGGTCTTTGTCATGCAGAGACAGCCTTCAAAATGAAGTATATTCTCAGGTTCttagccatttttttttgttaacGAATCCCTGTGGCATGTAATAAGAATCTCAAACTCCTTTTCAACcaccaaagtaaaaaaaaaaaaaaaagggggggggggacaccaaTAATTACTTAACAATTATACcatccaaaagcaaaaaaaaaaaaaaaagcctaagtTAAGAATTTTCATTAGCAGAACTGGATCATCAGAATTAAACGTTCATACATGCAGTCTGCAAGTCTGTCGGATGTTTCATTCTGCACCTCCCATCCTCTCTATGGTGGCAGAGGATTATGGAGCTGTAGTTCAAAACATCCAAGCAGCCCAGGTTGCTTGCCGAGAGCAAAATCCATCAAAGCAACAGCTCCTTTTTTAAAGCTGGTATCTGCTTTGACCTTGTCTAACCATTTTATGgttaacaaaaaaaaaccccaaatttgACAAGCAAGGAAAGAATCTGCTTGAGCTAATCCCGATCAAAGTGGTGAAAAGAGAAATCAAACACTCTCTGGCCAGAGTCCCAATCTCCATCTCTCCTTGATCATCTCATGCTTCTTCCCTGGACATCAAGCAGTAGAATGGATGTCCTGATTCCCTGCACATTTCTGGAGAATTTACAGAGCTTGCAGGACACACACATTTTCTCTGAACTGAAGCTGGTCGTTCAGACCTGGAATAAGGTCCGTCGCCAGTCTGTCAATGCTGCGGCGTAATCTGAGCAAGTGAGAAAGCCTTCGTGACCATTTGTCATTTAACACCTGCTGACTCTGTCTTTCTCCAAGGGACCTGTGGCCACCCCATCCTATCCTTGAAATACAGTGAAGATTCAGGGTCATCCAAGGAGTTCCACAGCTGAGTGAGGATCTGAAACCATGGACTTCTTCTAAGCCCATCAAGCCACACGACAGTGGCTCCATGTTGACTACCTCCCATCAAAACTGGCTTTGGAAGAGAACGGGTATTTTGCTCCTCCTTATTCTTTCACTCAACCCAGGCAAATGTATCAAATCAGGATTGGATAGCTTAACCGTGGTTTGATGTCACAGCTCAGATGACAACAGAGGCTTCTGCACATCAGCAAACAAAACAGAATCAGGCACTGTAATTCTGGTTCTGCATCCACCCAACGCCCTTTCGGCACCAGCGTAGATTGTGCCCAAACACTGAGTTCTCCTAGTTGTCCTAGAAGCAGATCTGAGAGGAGCGTGGAAGGATGcggagaaaggaaggggaaactCCCACAAAATGAAGGAGAACTGGGTTTCCCAATGGGGGAGCCAGTCCTGTGGGTTGAAGGGTTTTGCAAATCTTTAGGGCGATCTGGGTTTAGGTCTAACGGAGCAACTGCAATGATAAAAACAGTCTGACCGTTTTATACTGTGGTGGCCACCGCAATGAACTGAGTCTTCCAAACTATTATTCCTCACTCATTCTGCTAGGTCACCGGTATTTGTAATAAGTTATAATATCACACAGagaccagtttggtgtggtggttaaggcaccaggctggaaaccaagagaccctgagttctagtcccgccttaggcacaaagccggctgggtggccttgggccagtcactctctctcagctctaggaaggaggcaatggcaaaccacttccgaaaaaccttgccaagaaaactgcaggggcttgtccaggcaggcaccaagaattggatatgattgaacATAATAATATCACACGCTCCTTGATGTTctcacacaaatgatgcaaatgatcTTACCTTCAGCATCAGTGCTGAGGGTATTACGATACATGTGACATCACTTGCCCATCCTTCCCCCTCCTGTAAGTGACACGCCCCTTTTTTGAAAGAATTCGCAAAAGTGTCTTCTACCAAGATTACTTAGCAGGTGCACAAGAATGGTTTGTATACGCATgcagaacactgaaaaaaaaaattaaatgctttaCCAGATCCCAGTCTATGCTGCGAAAAAATGTGTGTGACTTGATCTCGGAAAATCCTGTTTGGGGTTGGCATCCAAGCCTCTCTTTGGGATCCTAGGAGAAAGAATAAAATTGATTTTCCCATTACTAAATGACAGGGACGGGAGGCCAAAGTGTGAAGacaagattctttaaaaaaacaaacttttctttACAAAGGAACTCACTAAGTTTATTTAGCAACTCTATCTCcctatttttacattttacaaaTTCTCTTAGGTTTAAACAAGGTTTAATGAATAAACCACAGTCACACAACAGATAAGCTATAACAAAATAAACtgcattatagcttagcatggcCTGTGAATTCAGCCAGAGGACACGTTCTGCTGAATTCATCTGCAATTTCTTATGAGTCAACAAGGTTTACGACCTTTTGTTTACTATAAAAGATCAAACATATATGAtagatacaaattaaataaaaagataaatatttagaCAATTTATTGTACCCTTCATATCTTAATAAATGAACCAACCACAACTTTTTAAAACGGTGAAACTGCCTTTGAAACTGCTTTTTGTGAATTACGGAGACCACAGCATCCATTAACGCAACATTCTTTACTGCATGATGTTTGCTCCTAAAAAACTGTCTTCTTAAAATCAGAAATATTCAACAAGCTCAGACAGCAGCAATGATAGCATGAAAGGACAGCCATCCCAGGGCTAACAGAGGGGACGGGGAGCCAAAAAGTGGTCTTGTGCTTAACCGATgagggaaaaaaaggcaatataTTGTAGACCTACCTTATTTAAAAATCCTTTCAAAACATGAGAGGCCTTAACAGAAAGGAATCTTGGGATTCGGATTGGTTTTTCAAGGATAACTGTTAAAAGGAGTTTTGGAAAGAGAACACATTATATTCTCCAATATATCAATACAGTAAACCCCTGGTTTATCAGACTTCAAATACTACACAATTTCCTCTTGAGCTTCACCGCCATCTAACAGACTATTAAATGGAGGGTTCTGCATGTTAAATTGTGGTTACTGTAAATGACACAATTTATGTCAAGTGTGTGATTACTCAAATTATGGAAATTGTCACAGATCACATAAATTCAGTTTTAAcagacatttggatttaatggacactTTTACGGTATATTAAAACTTGTACTAACATGGACCAAATAGATGAACTAATTGAAGACTGTGTAGGGATGGAGGCAGGGCTGTAATTAGTGAAGAGATATCACCCAGATTAAATAAGGAAAGGACTGTGGCGAACTACAGTTTTTCAACTAAAGTCGGATAGAAATGGATTCAGTGTTTTAGACACATTTAAGTAATGCGTGCAGAACTGCTGGCACATTCAGATAAGGCCTATATGGTATCAATAAAGTCAAGGATATTTAAAAATTTGATGTAGCCTCAGAATTTCAAGAAGTAGCCCTAACAAGAATGTCTTCTACCAACATCAGCTAGTATTTCTTCAGTACTAAATAAAGAATATTCAGTGTTAAAAAATTAGTAGCTGGCATATAAAAGTTCAAGGTGAAGTGTGCTAGCCCCAGCAGACAATTCTTGGCTAGATAGATCTTCAATAGGGCAGTTTTGTATCTGTCCTACATTTTCATTTCAACAAGCATtaggaaagccagctggatatATGATTTTGGCCCAGTTCAGATATTTTAACAACTATATAAAAGGttgaattttgttttcaaaataattttgattgtGATCTTAAGTGTAATTTTATTCTGGATCTGAACACTCAAGCAAATCTGTGGGGTACAAATCTGCCAGTCTCACTGGATAAAAATACCTTGGAAGAGGTAATCTTCAGTGTTCATATCTGGATTGTCAGTAATAATATCAAAGGGAGATCTTCCTGCCATCATTTCAAACATGAGGACACCAAGGGCCCACCAATCCACACTGAATCCTGTAAAAATATTGGAGAACCATGCTTTCAATAAAAGATTTCAGGATACAGATCTGACTCTTTCTGCCTTGATTTGCAGAACGGCCCTCAAGGACTAGAGACCCTCCAGAGGAAATTCTAGTGGtgtaaaaggggtggggggttaTAATGAGGAACAGGAAGGCAAATATGTACAAACCACCAGAACAAAAAATTAATTTAGATTCCCTGGGGTGTTATTTTGCAACCATTGGTTCAAGGTAACAGGATAAAACTAAGGATTTTTGGAATTATTAATCGCTAAAAATTCAAACACAACATCAATTCCATACGTATCGTAGCTCTTAGAAGTGCCTCAGACCAAACGTCTAATCCTGGTTTTTTCCCGACACTCAAATCTGTCTTGTGAAAGAACAGCCGCTAAACTATCCCAAGAGGATGAATACGAAAGGGGTTGCGATGTGCTCCGTGCAATGGAATTAAGTACAGAAGCATTAACACTTTATCTCTGTAGCCTTTTACGTTGAAGACATGATAGCAATTGTATGAAGTTCCATAAAATACAATTAGGCTTAGCTACCAGTAATTCATCCGACAAGGGCATTCAATGACATTGACCAACGTTCCAAAGTTCATTATCTTAGGCTCCCTCAAAATGGATTCAAGGGTGCCTTGAAGCACACGGCCACTGGACCTCCATCACTAAGTACGGATGAAGGCCCTTTTCTCCATTCTTCTCCACGAAGCACAGTTTCAACAGCGCTCAGCTGCTTTCTGCCCAAGAACAAGGAATGCACAGATTCttccatttagtctgacctctgctTAATGGCATAAATATATTAATGTAAACAAACAGCACATCAGCAATCAGTGCTCTAGATTGGAACACTAATGCTTTGCGGTCACTACATAATTACATGCTCTATACGGCAACTCACCATATTCTTCTCCTCGAAGGATCTCCGGGGCAATGTAATTTGGCGTTCCACAGAAAGTGCTTGTAGTGTCACCAGGGCCCAACCCTTCCTACAAAAATGAAACACTGCAGTGCATctatgaaagagaaaaatggcttGTGGGAGGTCCCCTTCAGACTTAACAGGGGACACCCCAAAGCCTGCCAAAACCtaccttttcggggtggggaaaCACGTCCCTTGCTAATTCAGGTCACCCTACAACTCCCAGAAACCAAGCAACTCAACTATGCAGTAAAAATACAGCTGCTAGGAGCATGGCAAAGGTGTCCCTGATGCCCCCGTTATCCTTTTTGTCCTTGAAGTCATACACTGTATCGGACTTGCACTTGACTATGGACCCTCTCTGTGCTCATCAACAGATCTGTGTGCCTCCTTCCGGTCTGGGCCAGTTGTCTTCTCTTGGTCTTACATCGTGCTCTAAAGAACCGGGGAACCTCTCCTGCCCGCTGGTTCCCCCACAGAGGAGACTCTTTTCATTATCAGAGTGAGAACCTCTGCGGTGAGGCAGATGGGAAGGAAGTGCTCTTCCGATTTCAGAAAAGGGAGAAGAAGTGCCTCTTCAAACCTGCCCCACGCATAATCAGATTCTGATTCTCAGGGAGAAATGTCAAGAGACTCTATTCATCTGGAAAGCAAATTTACCTTACACATGCCGTAGTCTGTCAGCTTGATGTGACCCTCTGTATCCAGGAGAACATTGTCCAGTTTTAAATCCCGGTAGATGATGCCTCTCTCGTGGAGGAAGTTGAGAGCAATACAGATTTCAGCAGCATAAAACCTTAAAGGAAAATGTGATTTCACTCCTTCAGCAGCAGGGCCATTTAACAATTGCTATTAATGTCATTGATTTGCAAGCTTTTGATGCCCCCACATAACCAACCTTCTCTGGAGAGCACGCATGCTAATAAATACACTCACATCCTCTAGCTCAGCTACAGTGCAGGGATTCTCCGACAACAGTACACCAGCCTCATTCCTTTCTGCTAGTGTGTGAGATAATACGCCTGGATAACAGCTAGTTTTGATCACACTTAAAATAAGACATGGTGATCTCTTGGTACCTTCTTATATGCTGCATATATGCCAAGAAACTGCCTTCAAGTGTGCTCACAGCAATAACTTGGCTATATTCAAACCAAATAAAGGGCAATATGCCACAGCAAGGAATCAAATCTTGGACAAACGCTAGGAGAAGGAGCAGCGGAGGACAAGGGACAACAATCCCGTCTCTGCAGTTGAGAGATTAGCAATTTGTatgctaagaaaaaaaagaaaacccaccaAGGAAAATTATAAACTGTTTTGGCTGGCATTCAACACCTTTAGTGGAGctatactgtcctaacagtcaggaaccacgctgagacgaggagcaggtctctagtgtttatcactgctacataagacagaaaatcctaacgaactgaaggagcgtgggaaaaacccagacagataaaccccgaaagtgaaggcgggtctgacctgtgtctctttgaatggctgctcaactcctcagtactacgcatgcgtttccccccctggatcggggccccctcctgctcgccatcagtgctcatgacatatacTGATTCCAAGGCAGACAGAGAGAGACTTAGGTCGAAGGGTTACAATACCTTGCGTGTTCTTCCGGGAGTTTTCTTTGCCGTTGCATGTGAAACATGAGGTCTCCCCCATTCACATATTCTATCACAAGGAACAGCCTGAAAGTAAAACACGCAAGTTCTATTACTCAGCAGGAGAGACTGTGCACACATACCAGCCCAGGAGTGTCCACGGAGGGAAGGCGGGGGCAGACAAACTGTTGTGCCAGTGCCAACGGGATGTAAATGCCATCCCTGTTGCACGTGCATCATATTGCACACCTGCCGAAATAAGGCGGCGCTTGTGTGATGACGCTGCAACATTGCTTTTGCCATTCGGACAAAAGTGCTGGGTGCTGCAGGCGCTTCTGCACCAACCAATCCACGTCAAGCGGTCATGCAGGCGGCCGTGGGCGGGATCCCCTTTTTCCCAGGGCAtcaaggtggggggaggggagaaacagCAAAAGGAC
Encoded here:
- the PRKCZ gene encoding protein kinase C zeta type isoform X1, whose product is MKDMYPKKPDESIYRRGARRWRKLYRVNGHLFQAKRFNRRAYCGQCSERIWGLGRQGYKCINCKLLVHKRCHILVPLNCKRHMDSVMPSQEPQLDDKNDEADVPTEETDGISYISSTRKHDNIKDDSEELKPVIDGMDGIKISQGLGLQDFDLIRVIGRGSYAKVLLVRLKKNDQIYAMKVVKKELVHDDEDIDWVQTEKHVFEQASSNPFLVGLHSCFQTTSRLFLVIEYVNGGDLMFHMQRQRKLPEEHARFYAAEICIALNFLHERGIIYRDLKLDNVLLDTEGHIKLTDYGMCKEGLGPGDTTSTFCGTPNYIAPEILRGEEYGFSVDWWALGVLMFEMMAGRSPFDIITDNPDMNTEDYLFQVILEKPIRIPRFLSVKASHVLKGFLNKDPKERLGCQPQTGFSEIKSHTFFRSIDWDLLEKKQATPPFQPQITDDYGLDNFDTQFTSEPVQLTPDDEDVIKRIDQSEFEGFEYINPLMLSTEETV